A window of Mycobacteriales bacterium contains these coding sequences:
- a CDS encoding TetR/AcrR family transcriptional regulator codes for MTQEGDRATRRYDSPVRRERSAKTRARIVDAGASLVHELSSWDWRGVTVRAVASRAGVHERTVHRHFATERELRAAVLQRLVEESGVDIEGMRLDDLPSHVSRLFSYLGSFAREAPRRPEGVLAELDERRTNALLDTVRAAAPDASDAELRRLAALIDVLWGMPTYRRLLDDWGLDPQQAADSVGWLIGLLSDAVRDGRRPGSADDDR; via the coding sequence GTGACGCAGGAAGGCGACCGGGCGACGCGGCGCTACGACAGCCCGGTGCGCCGGGAGCGCTCCGCGAAGACGCGCGCCCGGATCGTCGACGCCGGAGCGTCGCTGGTCCACGAGCTGTCGTCCTGGGACTGGCGCGGCGTCACGGTCCGCGCCGTCGCGTCGCGCGCGGGGGTTCACGAGCGGACCGTCCACCGCCACTTCGCCACCGAGCGCGAGCTGCGTGCGGCGGTCCTGCAGCGGCTGGTCGAGGAGTCGGGGGTGGACATCGAGGGGATGCGCCTCGATGACCTGCCGAGCCACGTCAGCCGGCTCTTCAGCTACCTCGGCTCGTTCGCGCGCGAGGCTCCCCGCCGCCCCGAAGGCGTCCTCGCAGAGCTGGACGAACGCCGTACCAACGCCCTGCTCGACACCGTACGTGCGGCCGCGCCCGACGCGTCGGACGCCGAGCTGCGACGTCTCGCCGCGCTGATCGACGTGCTGTGGGGCATGCCGACCTACCGGCGGCTGCTCGACGACTGGGGCCTGGACCCGCAGCAGGCCGCCGACAGCGTCGGCTGGCTGATCGGGCTGCTCTCCGACGCGGTCCGCGACGGACGGCGACCCGGCTCAGCCGACGACGATCGGTAG
- a CDS encoding Fur family transcriptional regulator, with amino-acid sequence MASAVVPPETAQQLATDLLRSVGQRVTKPRVAVLSCVLAAREEHLSAELLLERVTAADASVHRATVYRTLDGLAAAGVLQHVHLDRGLTAYHLAESVGEHRSPPHLHGQCARCGRIVDFPADVMEQAVDRVERATGFALDPAHVALSGLCRQCKGRPGSH; translated from the coding sequence ATGGCATCCGCCGTTGTGCCGCCGGAGACGGCGCAGCAGCTGGCGACCGACCTGCTGCGCTCGGTCGGTCAGCGGGTGACCAAGCCTCGGGTCGCGGTGTTGTCCTGTGTCCTGGCTGCCAGGGAAGAGCACCTGTCCGCGGAGCTGCTGCTGGAACGGGTGACCGCGGCCGACGCGTCGGTGCATCGCGCGACCGTCTATCGCACCCTTGACGGGCTCGCGGCCGCCGGCGTGCTGCAACACGTCCACCTCGATCGCGGGCTGACCGCCTACCACCTCGCCGAGTCGGTGGGGGAGCATCGCAGTCCACCGCACCTGCACGGGCAGTGCGCCCGCTGCGGCCGGATCGTCGACTTCCCTGCAGACGTGATGGAGCAGGCCGTCGATCGGGTCGAGCGCGCCACCGGGTTCGCGCTGGACCCGGCGCACGTGGCGCTTTCCGGGCTGTGCCGACAGTGCAAGGGGCGGCCCGGCAGCCACTGA